In Candidatus Sulfurimonas marisnigri, a single genomic region encodes these proteins:
- a CDS encoding dimethylarginine dimethylaminohydrolase family protein: protein MLAYDTRKSILSGESVALPNLNPTTLDRPAYLLNVPFSLQAQTPNNIWMQELKPDERNVDISKALKQFLQLYNFMAAESVVYLLPTPRLQGLQDLVYTANLGIVIDHIPDHNSVILSNFSSKVRIPESNVGERFFQDMGYNVVTSPFHFEGEAELKHLFDNVYVGGYGIRSDERAYRWMEEQFDMKIVTLKESDPYLYHLDCTLFPLTKENTFMCTSMYSKEEIKQIESVTNIIDISQDDAFSGICNSVRMGNIIMNASNIHEMKRSDEYYNSELQKNRTLEDIAVRFGFEVAFFNMSEFLKSGALLSCMVMHLNRKSYDIKLT, encoded by the coding sequence ATGTTAGCATATGATACAAGAAAGAGTATTCTTTCAGGGGAGTCTGTAGCACTGCCAAATTTAAACCCCACAACTCTGGATCGTCCGGCTTACCTTTTAAATGTTCCATTTTCACTGCAGGCTCAAACTCCAAATAATATATGGATGCAGGAACTAAAGCCAGATGAACGAAATGTAGATATAAGCAAAGCTCTCAAGCAGTTCTTACAACTTTACAATTTTATGGCTGCTGAATCTGTAGTTTACCTTCTGCCAACACCAAGACTTCAAGGACTGCAAGATCTTGTTTATACAGCAAACTTAGGAATAGTAATAGATCACATTCCAGACCATAACAGCGTTATACTCTCCAACTTCAGCTCCAAGGTCCGTATCCCAGAAAGCAATGTCGGAGAAAGGTTTTTTCAAGATATGGGGTACAACGTAGTGACATCACCATTTCATTTTGAAGGAGAAGCGGAGCTTAAGCACCTTTTTGACAATGTATATGTAGGCGGATATGGAATAAGATCAGATGAACGTGCCTACAGGTGGATGGAGGAGCAGTTTGATATGAAAATAGTCACTCTTAAAGAGAGTGACCCATACCTTTACCACCTAGATTGCACACTCTTTCCACTAACCAAAGAAAACACATTTATGTGTACATCGATGTATTCAAAAGAGGAGATTAAACAGATAGAGTCGGTTACCAATATTATAGATATATCCCAGGATGATGCTTTTTCTGGTATATGTAATTCTGTTAGAATGGGAAATATAATAATGAACGCTTCAAACATACATGAAATGAAAAGGAGCGATGAGTATTACAATAGTGAGCTGCAAAAAAATCGAACCCTCGAAGATATAGCGGTTCGATTTGGCTTTGAAGTTGCATTTTTCAATATGAGTGAATTTTTAAAAAGTGGAGCCTTGCTTTCTTGTATGGTAATGCATTTAAATCGAAAATCTTACGATATAAAACTTACCTGA
- a CDS encoding phosphatidylserine decarboxylase: MAKTLREWIDTDVAKVYDKPMRWLSEEYFFRDPSRAIYSDSSYFFAPADGIILYSSVVKADESIIDIKGKPYSLQDAMRKKEYKKESLVVGIFMTFYDVHINRIPYSGRLCYKELETISSYNLPMLDIEKNIIDTLKIDSTNSEYLFSNQRVLNMVFSADLKHEYYILQIADYDVDCITPFRLKQNQSFAQNQRFSQIRYGSQVDLIIPISENFEYTILLEPGVHVEAGIDPIVKIINK, from the coding sequence ATGGCTAAAACACTTCGTGAATGGATTGATACTGATGTAGCTAAAGTATATGATAAGCCAATGAGATGGCTGAGTGAAGAGTATTTTTTTCGTGATCCAAGTAGAGCTATTTACTCCGACAGTTCCTATTTTTTTGCACCGGCTGATGGTATTATCTTATACTCTAGTGTAGTAAAAGCTGATGAGTCTATTATTGATATAAAAGGGAAGCCTTATTCACTTCAAGACGCAATGCGCAAAAAAGAGTATAAAAAAGAGAGTCTTGTTGTAGGGATTTTTATGACTTTTTATGATGTCCATATAAATCGGATTCCATACAGTGGACGCCTTTGCTATAAAGAGCTTGAAACTATCAGCAGTTATAACCTTCCTATGCTTGATATTGAGAAAAATATTATTGATACACTTAAGATAGATAGTACAAATTCGGAGTATCTTTTTAGCAACCAACGTGTTTTAAATATGGTGTTTAGTGCGGATCTAAAACATGAGTACTATATCCTGCAAATAGCAGATTACGATGTGGATTGCATTACCCCTTTTAGATTAAAGCAGAATCAAAGTTTTGCGCAAAATCAGAGATTTTCCCAAATTCGCTACGGTTCGCAAGTTGACTTGATTATCCCTATTTCTGAAAATTTTGAATATACAATCCTTCTTGAACCTGGCGTACATGTAGAAGCCGGTATTGATCCAATAGTAAAAATAATAAATAAGTAA
- the dnaG gene encoding DNA primase, producing MITQDSIEALKARLDVVDVVGSYVELKKSGANYKAPCPFHDEKSASFVVSPTKQIYHCFGCGAGGDSIKFTMEYEKLNYPEALEKLASNYNFSLGYTDNKQNKPRSQLMDKLSEWYQSLLTSKPTATEYIKERGIYESSVEKFGIGYAPDSDGTINYIKSHHFLMSEAVEMGVVGFDGGRNFARFIERITFPIHSANGSIVGFGGRTITGHQAKYVNSPETPFFNKSRLLYAYHHAKQEVHKTKEIVITEGYLDVVMLHQAGFTNAVATLGTALTAEHLPLLRKGEPKVIMAYDGDKPGRAAALKASRILSAGGFSGGVVIFSDGLDPADMVKNGAVEELATMFRTPKPFIEFVLQEIISGYNLRDPKAKEACMQDGIGYLKTLSPMLQEEYKSYLASRLGVSPSFVRLTNQTNTNKNTNVIQTNSHRDMWELSLIKTVLEKPELINQILDVLDPSLLQFHSFELALALSGKFDEPNLMAILVDDKIKSLKDEEALKAELIAFLTKHYERELKKVNMQSAVSFEEKAFYIRKFRGKIATLKKGELVAFKS from the coding sequence ATGATTACCCAAGACTCTATAGAAGCCTTAAAGGCACGCCTTGATGTTGTTGATGTTGTAGGCTCTTATGTAGAGCTGAAAAAGTCAGGTGCAAACTATAAAGCACCATGCCCTTTTCATGATGAAAAATCTGCCTCTTTTGTTGTAAGCCCGACAAAGCAGATATATCACTGTTTCGGCTGTGGGGCAGGCGGTGACAGTATTAAGTTTACTATGGAGTATGAAAAACTAAACTACCCTGAAGCCTTGGAAAAACTAGCATCAAATTATAACTTTTCACTTGGCTATACAGACAACAAGCAAAATAAGCCTCGCTCACAGCTGATGGACAAGTTAAGTGAGTGGTATCAAAGTTTGTTGACATCTAAACCGACAGCAACTGAATATATAAAAGAGCGTGGAATTTATGAGAGCAGTGTCGAAAAATTTGGTATCGGTTATGCGCCAGATAGTGATGGAACGATAAACTACATAAAATCTCATCATTTTCTTATGAGCGAAGCTGTAGAGATGGGAGTTGTCGGCTTTGATGGTGGAAGAAATTTTGCAAGATTTATAGAGAGAATCACTTTTCCTATCCACTCTGCTAATGGCTCTATAGTCGGTTTTGGTGGAAGAACTATAACTGGACATCAGGCTAAATATGTAAACTCTCCAGAGACTCCATTTTTTAATAAGTCTCGCCTTTTATATGCTTACCATCATGCAAAACAAGAGGTTCACAAAACAAAAGAGATAGTGATAACAGAAGGGTATCTTGATGTTGTTATGCTGCACCAAGCAGGGTTTACAAATGCAGTTGCTACTCTAGGAACAGCTCTAACTGCCGAGCATTTGCCACTATTGAGAAAGGGCGAGCCAAAGGTTATAATGGCTTATGATGGGGATAAACCAGGACGAGCAGCAGCACTTAAAGCATCAAGAATTCTAAGTGCTGGCGGTTTCAGCGGAGGTGTTGTTATTTTTTCAGATGGTCTTGATCCTGCAGATATGGTGAAAAATGGAGCTGTTGAAGAGTTAGCAACAATGTTTAGAACACCAAAACCATTTATAGAGTTTGTTTTACAAGAAATAATCTCAGGCTATAATCTACGTGATCCAAAAGCGAAAGAGGCTTGTATGCAAGATGGAATAGGGTATCTTAAAACTCTCTCTCCAATGCTTCAAGAGGAGTATAAATCTTATTTGGCATCTCGCCTAGGAGTAAGTCCATCTTTTGTTAGGCTAACAAATCAAACAAACACTAACAAAAATACAAATGTTATACAAACAAATAGCCATAGAGATATGTGGGAACTCAGTCTTATAAAAACTGTTTTGGAAAAGCCAGAGTTAATAAACCAAATTTTAGATGTTTTGGACCCCTCACTTTTACAGTTTCACTCTTTTGAATTAGCATTGGCTCTTAGCGGAAAGTTTGATGAGCCAAATCTTATGGCAATATTGGTAGATGACAAAATAAAATCACTCAAAGATGAAGAGGCATTAAAGGCTGAACTGATAGCTTTTTTAACAAAACATTATGAGAGAGAGTTAAAAAAAGTAAATATGCAGAGCGCTGTCTCTTTTGAAGAGAAAGCTTTTTATATTCGTAAATTTCGCGGAAAGATTGCAACACTAAAAAAAGGTGAACTTGTAGCTTTTAAAAGCTAA
- a CDS encoding DEAD/DEAH box helicase, producing MSFTTLGLSAPLLKAIKEQGYTEPTPIQKQAIPVILERKDILAGAQTGTGKTAGFTLPLLELLIRAKPTKAKHTVRALILTPTRELAAQVGESVELYGKHLPFKSTVIFGGVKINPQITKLRKGVDIIIATPGRLLDHMSQRTVDLRHIEFLILDEADRMLDMGFINDIRKILEVLPKQKQTLLFSATYSDEIKKLSDRLLNSPALIEVARRNTASETVKQAVYHVDQVRKRELLTHLINEGKWKQVLVFTRTKHGANRLTGQLEKDGITAVAIHGNKSQNARTKALADFKKGEVRVLVATDIAARGIDIDQLPHVVNYELPNVSEDYVHRIGRTGRAGNEGEAISLVCVDEHEYLENIEKLIKKDIPKVWLKGFKPDPSIKAEPIKQGGGRGARGSNSRTRPQNKPSQRSPRNSSGARGNK from the coding sequence ATGTCATTTACTACACTTGGTTTATCAGCTCCATTATTAAAAGCTATTAAAGAGCAAGGCTACACAGAGCCTACTCCTATTCAAAAGCAGGCTATTCCTGTTATATTAGAGAGAAAAGATATATTAGCGGGTGCTCAAACCGGAACTGGTAAAACAGCAGGTTTTACACTGCCGTTATTAGAGTTACTAATCAGAGCAAAACCTACAAAAGCAAAACACACTGTTAGAGCACTTATACTAACACCAACTAGAGAGTTAGCAGCGCAAGTTGGCGAGAGCGTTGAGCTTTATGGAAAACATCTTCCATTTAAATCAACTGTAATTTTTGGCGGGGTTAAAATCAATCCTCAAATTACAAAACTTCGTAAAGGTGTAGATATAATCATCGCAACACCAGGACGACTGCTAGATCACATGTCGCAAAGAACTGTAGATTTAAGACATATTGAGTTCCTTATACTTGATGAAGCTGACAGAATGTTAGATATGGGCTTCATAAACGATATTAGAAAAATATTGGAAGTGCTCCCTAAGCAAAAGCAGACACTTCTGTTTTCTGCTACTTACTCAGATGAGATTAAAAAACTGTCAGACCGTTTGTTAAACTCTCCGGCTCTTATAGAGGTTGCTCGTCGCAATACTGCTTCAGAGACTGTAAAACAAGCAGTTTATCATGTTGACCAAGTTCGCAAGAGAGAGTTGTTGACACACTTGATTAACGAGGGAAAATGGAAGCAGGTTCTTGTATTTACTAGAACAAAACACGGAGCAAACCGTCTTACAGGACAACTTGAAAAAGATGGCATCACGGCTGTAGCTATCCATGGAAACAAGAGCCAAAATGCAAGAACAAAAGCACTGGCAGATTTTAAAAAAGGTGAGGTTCGAGTTTTGGTTGCAACAGATATTGCCGCTCGCGGGATAGATATTGACCAGCTTCCACATGTAGTGAACTATGAACTTCCAAATGTCAGCGAAGATTATGTACACCGTATTGGAAGAACAGGACGTGCTGGAAATGAAGGTGAAGCAATCTCACTAGTGTGTGTTGATGAGCATGAATATCTAGAAAATATAGAAAAGTTGATTAAAAAAGATATCCCAAAAGTATGGCTAAAAGGTTTTAAGCCTGATCCATCAATTAAAGCAGAGCCTATAAAGCAAGGTGGCGGTAGAGGTGCTAGAGGCTCAAACTCTAGAACTAGACCTCAAAATAAGCCAAGTCAGCGTTCTCCAAGAAACTCTTCTGGCGCTAGAGGCAATAAATAG
- a CDS encoding argininosuccinate synthase domain-containing protein, translated as MKAIALFSGGLDSTLAIKLIIDQGIEVLAVNINTGFGSTKDRLEHMQNMCEQVGAELKIIDIQSEYLQDVLFDPKHGYGKNFNPCIDCHAKMFTVAKRIMEVEGASFLISGEVMGQRPMSQNKDALQIVLNESNCDGLLLRPMSAKMLAPTIAETNGWVDREKLEGITGRSRDRQMEMVREIGLDNFESPGGGCLLTDENFAKKMFDFIKYDKFEVRDIPLMKYGRHFRLSDGAKLVVGRNKDENAYLQDIDNAKYYHVKTIGIPGPHAMVSKNASEADKELATKIILTYCKTKENNSYTVSYDDIEAYGSPFASRDEIKPFTIM; from the coding sequence ATGAAAGCAATCGCACTGTTTAGTGGTGGGTTAGACTCAACTTTAGCTATAAAGCTTATTATAGACCAAGGCATAGAGGTTTTGGCTGTAAATATTAATACAGGTTTTGGAAGCACAAAAGACAGACTTGAGCATATGCAAAATATGTGTGAGCAGGTTGGTGCAGAGTTGAAAATTATAGATATTCAGAGTGAGTATCTCCAAGATGTCCTATTTGATCCAAAACATGGTTACGGTAAAAACTTTAACCCTTGCATTGATTGTCATGCGAAGATGTTTACAGTTGCAAAACGGATTATGGAGGTGGAGGGTGCTTCATTTCTTATAAGTGGTGAGGTTATGGGTCAGCGTCCTATGAGCCAAAATAAAGATGCACTTCAGATAGTTCTAAATGAGAGTAATTGTGACGGATTACTTCTTCGTCCTATGTCTGCAAAAATGTTAGCCCCTACTATTGCTGAGACAAATGGCTGGGTAGATAGAGAAAAACTAGAGGGAATAACTGGCAGAAGTCGTGATAGACAAATGGAGATGGTAAGAGAGATAGGACTTGACAACTTTGAGAGCCCAGGCGGAGGGTGTCTTTTAACTGATGAGAATTTTGCTAAAAAAATGTTTGACTTTATTAAGTATGACAAGTTTGAAGTACGTGATATTCCACTTATGAAATATGGTCGCCATTTTCGTCTAAGTGATGGCGCCAAACTAGTAGTTGGAAGAAACAAAGATGAGAATGCTTACCTGCAGGATATAGACAATGCTAAGTACTACCATGTGAAAACAATCGGAATTCCTGGTCCACATGCTATGGTTAGTAAAAACGCAAGTGAGGCTGACAAAGAGTTAGCAACAAAAATAATTTTAACTTACTGCAAAACAAAAGAGAACAACAGCTATACGGTCTCATATGATGATATAGAAGCGTATGGCTCACCGTTCGCTTCTAGGGACGAAATAAAACCTTTTACAATAATGTAA
- a CDS encoding flagellar hook-length control protein FliK, whose protein sequence is MISLDMKNEAKTASSPLSLSTPKDEPKQSFSELLKGQSEKKDGKLIQNGALILSLGEQVKETNGSKDVSKVDTLISLLKNEEGLDEKLEELMELNPKLVSSLSEKDIKTLVLGAKDYLKTIIEGSDDYKKSLIKELPHTLKGLTEVAKKFGIDISKITLEDVKVKTDSKVKTPEIKVDTSHIKDTEQNKEVKSKPSHIKELLQEKEVKVQPLHVKGISQEKEAKVQPLHVKEISQEKEVKVQPLHVKEISQEKEAKVQPLHVKDISEDKDIKVITPHVKKTAKTVDTAANELPKEQQYKEQLTDEKLSQISKEVKTTPLFKAQMVVEHTTTEQIAQVKANSSLSVEQKTPKERADETLKLLLRGEKPAMNNSVLTADFSVATAKVIAPSAASDATKSLEKLLHGESSPSEQTTVKTDGLTAHKADSFEVKLNEAKQMIKYLSTDMKTAIEDYKSPFTRVKVQLNPQRLGEVDLTIVQRGKNLHVNISSNNTAVNTLAMNANELRVQLSNSGINNATLNFSNNSQNSDSNAGGQHQQRQNEQQAHEEYNYFDSDESVNEEVLSSLEIIVPHYG, encoded by the coding sequence ATGATTTCACTAGATATGAAAAATGAAGCTAAAACTGCATCTTCACCTCTAAGTTTGTCAACTCCAAAGGATGAGCCAAAACAATCATTCTCAGAACTTTTAAAAGGTCAGAGCGAGAAAAAAGATGGTAAGCTTATTCAAAATGGCGCTTTGATACTATCCTTAGGTGAACAGGTAAAAGAGACAAATGGCTCAAAAGATGTATCAAAAGTAGATACGCTTATATCTCTCTTGAAAAATGAAGAGGGTTTAGATGAGAAGCTAGAAGAGTTAATGGAGCTAAATCCAAAACTAGTATCTTCTTTGAGTGAAAAAGATATTAAAACTTTAGTTTTAGGGGCAAAAGATTATCTTAAAACAATAATAGAGGGCAGTGATGACTATAAGAAGTCTCTGATAAAAGAGCTTCCACATACCCTCAAAGGGTTAACTGAAGTTGCTAAAAAATTTGGTATAGATATTAGTAAAATAACACTCGAAGATGTTAAAGTAAAAACTGACTCTAAAGTTAAAACTCCAGAAATAAAAGTTGATACTTCCCACATTAAAGATACAGAACAAAACAAAGAAGTAAAATCTAAGCCGTCACATATTAAAGAACTACTGCAAGAAAAAGAGGTAAAAGTTCAACCCTTACATGTAAAAGGTATATCGCAAGAGAAAGAGGCAAAAGTTCAACCCTTACATGTAAAAGAGATATCACAAGAAAAAGAGGTAAAAGTTCAACCATTACATGTAAAAGAGATATCGCAAGAAAAAGAGGCAAAAGTTCAACCCTTACATGTAAAAGATATATCAGAAGATAAAGATATAAAAGTAATCACTCCACATGTTAAAAAAACTGCAAAAACTGTAGATACCGCTGCGAATGAACTTCCAAAAGAGCAGCAATACAAAGAACAATTAACTGATGAAAAGCTTTCACAAATTTCAAAAGAGGTAAAAACAACTCCACTTTTTAAAGCACAAATGGTTGTTGAGCATACGACTACTGAGCAGATTGCTCAGGTTAAAGCGAACAGTTCATTAAGCGTAGAGCAAAAAACACCAAAAGAGAGAGCAGACGAGACACTTAAGCTTCTTTTACGTGGAGAGAAACCAGCTATGAATAATTCAGTATTGACAGCAGACTTTTCAGTTGCAACTGCAAAAGTCATAGCCCCTAGCGCAGCTTCAGATGCAACAAAATCGCTAGAGAAACTTTTACATGGTGAATCTTCACCATCTGAACAAACAACTGTAAAGACAGATGGATTAACGGCACACAAGGCTGATAGTTTTGAAGTTAAACTTAACGAAGCAAAGCAGATGATTAAATATCTTTCAACGGATATGAAAACTGCTATCGAAGATTATAAATCTCCATTTACAAGAGTAAAGGTTCAGCTAAATCCACAAAGATTGGGTGAGGTTGATTTGACAATAGTGCAAAGAGGCAAAAACCTACATGTAAATATAAGCTCAAATAACACTGCCGTAAACACATTGGCGATGAATGCTAATGAGTTAAGAGTACAGTTGAGCAATAGTGGAATAAATAATGCTACATTAAACTTTAGTAACAACTCACAAAATAGTGACTCAAATGCCGGTGGACAGCATCAGCAAAGACAAAATGAGCAACAAGCTCATGAAGAGTATAACTATTTTGATAGTGATGAGTCGGTAAATGAAGAGGTTTTAAGCTCTTTAGAGATTATCGTTCCTCACTATGGCTAA
- a CDS encoding FlgD immunoglobulin-like domain containing protein, translating to MAINSLGQNAALYAEPKVSTEVKDKTALGKDDFMTLLLVELQHQDPTEPMDSEKILTQTSQLAGLESSENTNKALEELAATLGGTQQFSTIAAIGKTADLGSNAITYDEGSSSSFEVYFPSDIQQGSIQVVDSSGSLIKTLDVGTNKSGVYQFDWDGKDNNGNEADSGIYYVNASYTDPDGNNLETRLGAYPIESVRFDGGQTLVKVGSNYVPLENIKEVY from the coding sequence ATGGCTATCAATTCATTAGGGCAAAATGCAGCACTATATGCTGAACCAAAGGTCTCTACAGAGGTTAAAGACAAAACTGCTTTAGGAAAAGATGATTTTATGACTCTTCTTTTAGTTGAACTTCAACATCAAGATCCAACTGAACCTATGGACAGTGAGAAAATTTTAACTCAGACTTCGCAACTGGCAGGTTTAGAATCATCAGAAAACACTAATAAAGCTTTAGAAGAATTAGCTGCAACTCTTGGTGGTACGCAGCAGTTTTCAACCATAGCAGCAATAGGTAAAACAGCAGATTTGGGAAGCAATGCTATTACATATGATGAAGGTTCTTCCAGCTCATTCGAAGTCTACTTTCCATCAGATATTCAGCAGGGGTCTATTCAAGTGGTTGATAGCTCTGGTAGTTTAATTAAAACCTTAGATGTTGGAACGAATAAGTCTGGTGTATATCAGTTTGATTGGGACGGAAAAGATAACAATGGAAATGAAGCAGATAGCGGAATTTATTATGTTAATGCAAGCTACACAGACCCTGATGGAAATAATTTAGAGACAAGACTTGGAGCTTACCCGATAGAATCAGTTAGATTTGACGGTGGACAAACACTTGTAAAAGTTGGTTCAAATTATGTTCCATTAGAGAATATAAAAGAAGTATATTAA
- a CDS encoding flagellar hook protein FlgE, with amino-acid sequence MMTQAFYTGLSGLRSQQQAIDVVSNNLANTSTIGFRGYSTEFSSMFEDMINTSASASSVNSSVGVGTNVNATVMDEALGVFQLTGNSTDLAILGDGWFGVQGEDKPLYTRDGSFTFDANRDLVTHDGYYVLGTLGNNINGEVLTQQLAQIPLSDVSSQEKLRLPKDLSFPAQATTNATFDGNLSLDDTVATISAGVINSQGVRNDLRLEFTKAIPQVLPGSQWDVVATTGSLDGQTIYSTQNGTVSFDERGALVSNTLSSIDNEGTSVNIDLGTNYDGVIVTANASLFSSSSDGIVAGDLLGYDINKNAEVIATFSNGQQSNIATIAVFHFANDRGLEGVNGARFSESSNSGAPIFFQDAAGNNIAGTDITNFKLEGSNVRLEAGLTDLIIMQRSYDANSKSITTADEMLKKALDMGA; translated from the coding sequence ATGATGACTCAAGCTTTTTATACAGGACTTAGCGGACTGAGATCACAACAGCAGGCTATAGATGTTGTTTCAAATAATTTGGCGAATACTAGTACTATTGGATTTCGTGGGTACTCTACAGAATTTTCATCTATGTTTGAAGATATGATTAATACTTCTGCATCTGCATCAAGTGTAAACAGCAGTGTCGGCGTAGGGACAAATGTAAATGCTACTGTAATGGACGAGGCACTAGGAGTATTTCAGTTGACTGGCAATAGCACTGATTTAGCTATCTTAGGCGATGGATGGTTTGGTGTTCAAGGTGAAGACAAACCACTTTATACTCGTGATGGAAGTTTTACTTTTGATGCAAACCGAGACTTGGTAACACATGATGGTTACTACGTCTTAGGAACTCTTGGCAATAATATTAATGGTGAGGTATTAACACAACAGTTAGCACAAATTCCACTAAGCGATGTATCTTCTCAAGAAAAGCTTCGCTTGCCGAAAGATTTATCTTTTCCGGCGCAAGCAACAACTAACGCAACATTTGATGGAAATTTAAGCTTAGATGACACGGTAGCTACCATAAGTGCTGGGGTTATTAACTCACAAGGGGTAAGAAATGATCTAAGATTAGAGTTTACAAAAGCTATTCCGCAAGTACTGCCTGGTAGTCAGTGGGATGTCGTTGCCACAACTGGAAGTTTAGATGGCCAAACTATCTATTCAACACAGAATGGTACTGTAAGTTTTGATGAAAGAGGTGCCTTGGTATCAAACACCCTCTCATCAATAGACAATGAAGGGACATCTGTTAATATAGATTTAGGCACAAATTATGATGGGGTTATTGTTACAGCTAACGCTTCTCTGTTCTCAAGCTCTTCAGATGGAATAGTAGCTGGAGACCTTCTAGGTTATGATATAAATAAAAATGCAGAGGTAATAGCTACTTTTTCTAACGGTCAGCAAAGTAATATTGCAACAATAGCTGTTTTTCATTTTGCCAATGATAGAGGACTAGAGGGAGTTAATGGAGCTAGATTCAGTGAGAGTTCAAATAGTGGGGCACCAATATTTTTTCAAGATGCTGCTGGCAACAATATTGCAGGTACTGATATAACAAATTTTAAACTAGAAGGCTCAAACGTAAGGTTAGAAGCTGGATTAACTGACCTTATAATTATGCAAAGGTCATATGATGCAAATTCAAAGTCTATAACAACAGCTGACGAGATGCTTAAAAAAGCGCTTGATATGGGTGCTTAA